In Pseudomonadota bacterium, the DNA window CGGCGCCTTCAAGGAGGACTGAGCATGGAACGCAAGCGCGGCCCCCTGGCGCTTCTTGTCACGCACGCTGTGCTCGTGCTGCTGGTGATGATCATCCTCATGCCGGTGGTCTGGGTGGCCCTGGCGTCGTTCCAGAAGGGCGGCAACCTCTACGGAATGGCCGGTGGCGCCCTCACCACCGAGAACTACCGCACGCTGCTGGGCACCTCGCGCTTCATGCTGTGGGTGCGCAACAGCCTGCTGGTCTGCGGAACCAGCGCCCTGCTCGCCCTCTGCTTCTCCACCACGGCGGGGTATGCGTTCTCACGCCTGCGCTTCGTTGGACGCAAGCACGGCCTGCTCACCCTTGTCATCCTGCAGATGTTCCCCGCCATGATGGCGATGTGGGCCCTCTACATGCTGCTCGACTTCCTCAATCGGGTGACGGGCGGCATCGTCGGGTTCAACCTGCTGGGGCTCACCCTCATCTACACCGGCGGCGGGGTTCCGTTCAACATCTGGCTCATCAAGGGGTACCTCGACTCCATTCCCAAGGAGCTCGAGGAATCGGCCTGTGTCGATGGCGCGTCGAAGTGGCAGACCTTCAGCCTCATCACCCTGCCGCTCATGGGGCCGATACTCGTGGTGGTGGGCGTGCTGACCTTCATCGGTGCGTACAACGACTTCCTCATCCCATCGATCGTGCTGCTCGACGACTCGCAGTACACCCTGGCGGTGGGGCTGCGCTCGTTCATCAGCGGGCGCTACGACACCAGCTGGGCTGAGTTCGCCGCCGCCAGCGTTCTCGGTGCGGTGCCCATTCTCGCGGTCTTCCTCTCGCTGCAGCGCTATCTGGTCGATGGACTCACCAAGGGCGCGGTGAAGGGCTGAACCTGGGAAGGCTTCAGTCGAACGCCACCGGAACGCGCGCCTACGTGAAGACCGATCGCGATCTCAGCGCCTACGACACCGCCACGGGCGCGTGCGTGGGAAGCATCGCACGCATCACCCCGGACCACACGTTGGAACTGCTCCCCCAGATCGATGGCGAAGCGGTGGTGCTCACCAACAAGACCGTCATGTTCACAAACGCCAATCTCGAAGAGATGGGGTGGGGAGCCTACCCTTGGGAGGTGCGAGGCTACGAGATCCTTCCCGACGGGGCACCGTTGCCGTGGGTGCGGGTGACTTCTACCATCTCGGGAACGTGGAGATCAGCCACAAGGGATCCGTGACCTTTGCGAGCGAGCAGGTCAGGTCGTGTGGCATCGCGAGGCTACCCGATGGTCGGTTGCAGCTGCTCGAATACGACGCCGAGCGTGCGATTGCGCCATCGACACCAGAGAACCGACGCCGAGCCGACAGCCTGGGCCTGTCCGCAACGGGGATGTCGCTGGTCACCGTCGACCCGCAGCGCGGAGAGATCGCGCGCGTGCCCACCGCGCGCGGGGCCAATGCCGTTCTTCCGCTGGCAAACCGCACCACAGTGGTCTGCTCCCTCGAACAGGGAACCACCTTCACCCAGCACGGCGACGACGGGGGCGTGCTTCGCAGCTACACCTTCGAGAATGAGGGAGGGGCCACGAACTTCCTGATCGACGACGCGCGAGACCAGGCCTATGTGGTGATGCGCACGGGTGCCACGTCAGTGGTGTACCGCCTCGACCTCTCTCCCACGGCCGTGCGTCATGAACCCGTAGAGATCGCCCGCGCTTCGGAGAACCTGATCGTCCTGCCGGTGTTCAGCGATGGGCGCCTGGCCATCGCGAGCCGAGATGGGGTGCGCGTGTACGACGGCGACCAGGTCACGACCCATGCGAGCCTCGAGGCCTTCAAGGACGCGGTGGGAGACCCCGCCCTTCAGCCCCACACCGTTCTCGTCGAGCCCTACCGTGCGCGCGGCGGCATCTGCGCCAGGGAACCGGAGAGAACCCTGCTGGCAGACCACCCGTGGACAGAGCAGACCCGTCTCGACGACTGGC includes these proteins:
- a CDS encoding sugar ABC transporter permease, with the protein product MERKRGPLALLVTHAVLVLLVMIILMPVVWVALASFQKGGNLYGMAGGALTTENYRTLLGTSRFMLWVRNSLLVCGTSALLALCFSTTAGYAFSRLRFVGRKHGLLTLVILQMFPAMMAMWALYMLLDFLNRVTGGIVGFNLLGLTLIYTGGGVPFNIWLIKGYLDSIPKELEESACVDGASKWQTFSLITLPLMGPILVVVGVLTFIGAYNDFLIPSIVLLDDSQYTLAVGLRSFISGRYDTSWAEFAAASVLGAVPILAVFLSLQRYLVDGLTKGAVKG